TTGCAGCCTTCCTTGTCCACATTGAACACCTGATCGCGGAACGTCGGAGAGGTGGCGTTGTAAATATGAACGATGGCGTTCCTGGCGCCACGTACCGCTTCGAAGGTGCGCTCGATCAGTTCGTGTCGTGACTGGGTAAGCACCTGGATATGGACATCGTCCGGCACCAGGTCTTCCTCGATCAGGGCACGGCAGAAATCAAAATCGATCTGGCTGCCGGACGGGAAACCCACTTCGATTTCCTTGAAGCCCACTTCCACCAACAGCTTGAAGAAACGCTTTTTCTGCGCCACCGACATGGGTTTGATCAGCGCCTGGTTACCATCACGCAGATCCACCGCGGCCCATAGCGGCGCCTGCTCGATGCGGCGGCTCGGCCACTTGCGGTCCGGCTTGTCGACAGTGACGAAAGGACTGTATTTGCGATGATCGAAACTCATGAAGTGACTCCAATTGAAACCCTGGTAAGGGAAGTCCGTTTTTTTGGGTTCTGGGGGCCCGCCAGGCAGGCCCTCTGTCGTTCTCCGGGATCACCGGCCAACGCGGATCCGGGTACGACCACCGCCGGGTAGGGCGGGGCCGCTTCCGGTGTCGCCCGGACTTGTGACCCGTGACGACAAGAGACAGTTTACGTAGACAACAGGGCAATGTGCTTGCTTTTTTCTCTCGATTATCGAATATTGAGCAATATTATCTCGTAATCGACATGAATTTCGACAGAAATCATCACTTCAATGGAAAAGCTGGCAAATCTGGACCGTACCGACGTCCGCATCCTGCGTGCTCTCCAGGAAGACGGGGGCCTTACCAATCAACAACTGGCGGAGCGGGTCGGTCTGTCCCCTTCGCCCTGCTCGCGCCGGGTACAGAAGCTGGAAGCGGCGGGGATCATCCTGCGGCGGGAAACGGTGCTGGATCCCCGTAAGCTGGGTCTGGACCTCACCGTCATGATTCAGGTCAGCATGGATCGCCACATCCCGGAGCGCTTCGCCAATTTCGAGGCCACCGTATCGCAGTACCCGGAAGTGCAGCAGTGCTATCTGGTCACCGGCCAGGAAGCGGACTACCTGCTCAAGGTGGTGGTGCCGGACATCGACCACTATCAGAACTTTCTGCTCAACAAGGTGACCCGCATTGAGGGTGTCAGCGGCGTGCACTCCAGCTTCGTGATGCGCCGAGTGATCGACACCAGCGCCCTGCCTCTGGATTATCTATAGCAAGAAGGGAACCCGGACGCGCGGACCACCGCGCGTCCTCACCCGGCCCGGCGACAGCCGATCAGGAGATACCGTGTTCGCGGGTCTCCCACCAAGGGCGGCGTAGTTCGGTCTTGAGGATCTTGCCGGCGCCGGACATCGGCAGCGGCTGGTCGCGCACCTCCACGCTGCGGGGACATTTGTAGCCGGCGATACGGGCCTTGCAAAAAGTGATGAGCTCGTCACCGCCAATGGCTTCTCCAGGCTTTGGCAGAACCACCGCGTGAACCGCCTCTCCCCAATGATCGTCCGGAATACCAATGACCGCGCATTGCGCCACCGCCGGATGCTCGGCGATGGTATTTTCCACCTCGACGGAATAGACGTTCTCCCCACCGGAGATAATCATGTCTTTGACGCGGTCAACCACGAACAGATAGCCGTCGGCGTCCAGATAACCGCCATCACCGGTATGCATCCAACCGTCGACGATCGCTTTACCGGTTTCCTCGGGACGGTTCCAATACCCCTGCATCAGAGTGTCACCGCGCACCACGACCTCCCCCACCTGACCGGGCGGCAGCTCGTTATTATCGTCACCAACAATCCGCACCTCGACCCCAAGCGTGGCCCGTCCGGCGGCTTTGTGAAGGCCACGCTCACGCGCCTCTCCCAGATGGTTTTCAGGCGGGTTGAAGGTGGCGATCGGCGACAGCTCCGTCATACCGTAAAGTTGCACGAAACCGGCATCCGGGAGCCGTGCCAGAGCCCGGTCAAGCACCGCCTCGCTGATCGGTGAGGCGCCATACAGAACACGGCGAACCGACGACAAATCCGCGGACACCACGGCCTCGCTGTCGACCAGCATCTGGATCATGGTGGGCACCAGCAACATATCCGTGACACCGTGACGTTCCACCGCGGCGGTCAAGGCTTCCGGGCTGAACCCCGGGATAATGACGTTGGCCCCACCACTCAACAGCTGCGAATACATCGCCGCGCCGTTGGCGAGATGGAACATTGGCGCCGCGTGAAGGTACACACTGCCTCTGGGAAACAGGCCTTCCGCCAGCGCGTTGAAGGCATTGGCGACCAGATTGCCGTGACTGAGCATCACCCCTTTCGAGCGGCCCGTGGTACCACCGGTATAGAAGATGCCGGCGAGATCATTCTGATCGCACATCACGTCCGCCACCGGGGCGGCCTCACTCAACAATGTCTCGTAATCAAGCAAACCCGTCGGCGACGCGCCATCATCAGCCCACACCACGGTGATTGCCATTCCGCCGTCGGCCAGCTCCCGTGCCGAGGGCTCGAAAGCCGCATCGACAAACAACAGACGGGCACCACAATCCTCCAACGCCAGCGCATTCTCCCTCGTGCTCCAGCGAATGTTCAGTGGCACGATGACCGCACCAGACCAGGCGCAAGCCAGATACAATTCAAGATAGCGGGCACTATTGAGCATCAACACCACCACCCGATCTCCCGGCTTCACGCCATATTCGCCAAGCGCTCCCGCCAACCGGGCAACGCGGTCACCCACCTCTGCCCAGGTGCGTGTGAGGTCACCTTCAATGATCGCGGTTCCATTTCGGTTAATCTGCTGCGCGCGGCGCAGGCCCTGAGTTATGTTCATTGCTTTCACTCCTGTTGAACCATCCGCGGTTAGCTTGAACCGCCTGCGGTTAGCTTTGTTATTCTCGGTGAACTGTTCTCGTGAACGGCCCTGTTCCGGCCAACACCCTGGAATCAGGTTTTCTCCACGGCCAGACTCCCGGTCAACTGCATGGCGTAGGTATCACCGATCTCCCGGGCGGTCATTTCACCATCCGCCCGATACCAATGCCCGACCCAGTTAATCGCCCCGGTAATGGCGAATACCGTCAAGCGCACATCACAAGATTTGATCGATCCGTCTTCTATCCCGCTGGTGAGAAAATCACGGAAATAACGGTCAATCAGACGTTTGCCTTCACGTACCTGATCGCGAGCCGGAGCGGAAAGTACGTGGTCGTCGACCCTTACCAGGCATTGACCAAAATCGAGTGTCATCACTTCGCAATAGTGACGAATCAAGGCACGCAAGCGGACCAGACCGGTATCCGGCTTCGCCAGAATACGTTCGATACCGGCCATCGCCTTTTCCTGCCCCAGCCGATAACACTCAACAAGAATCTCTTCCTTGCTGCGGAAATAGTTATACAGAGCCGGCTTGGTGATATTGAGACGCTCCGCCACTTCATTAAGCGACGTACGATCGTAGCCCTGCTCCAGAAACAAACTCACCGCCACTCGCAATACCGCTCCACGCTTGACGTCTCTCTCACGACGCCGAGCCTCGAATGGCTTCCAAGGGGAAGCGGCCAGTTTCATTTCCGCCGCGTCGGCCCGCTTATCCGCGTCACCTGACATAGTTGCTCCTGGTTCGATTGCTCACACCTGACACGTCCTCACACCGGCTCATCGGTCTCCGAACCCTCTTGACGCCGGTTTTGCGCTGCGCCATTCTCCAACAAGTTACCGACCGGTAATACAAAGACTGACCAATCAGAAAAGCATTGTAAAGCCTATTTTCACGGGAGAAGGCCATGGGCGAATCAGTCAGAGTGGCGGGGGTCGGCATGATCCCCTTCGTCAAACCCGGCACCAGCGATAGCTACGACAAGATGGGCGAAACGGCGATTCGCCTCGCACTCGCTGATGCCGGCCTCGAGTACCGGGACATCCAACAGGCCTACGTCGGCTATGTGTACGGGGATTCCACCAGCGGACAGGCCGCGCTTTATCGAGCCGGCATGACCGGCATTCCGGTGCTTAACGTCAACAACAACTGCTCAACGGGATCCAGCGCGCTGTTTCTGGCCCGTCAGGCAGTGGCTTCCGGCATGGTCGACTGTGCGATTGCGCTGGGTTTCGAACAGATGGAGCCCGGTGCTTTGGGGGATGTATGGTCCGACCGCCCAAGCCCGCTCAGCCGTTTCGTGGACGCCGCCGATGAAAACGGAGACACCTCCGGCATTCCCATGGCCATCAAGCTGTTCGGCGGCGCCGGACGTGAATACCAGCAACGCTACGGCGCCAGCGATGAAGCTTTTGCCTTGATCTCGGTTAAAGCGCGGCGCCACGCGGAACATAACGACAACGCCATTTTCCGCAAACCCATCACCACCGAGGAGGTACTGGCGTCGGCCCCCATGTACGGGCCACTCACACGCTTGCAATGTTGCCCGCCCACCTGCGGTGCCGCCGCCGCGATCCTGGTTTCCGAAGGTTTCGCCAAGCGTTTGGGGGTGCAGGCCGGCGTTGCTATCCGCGCCCAGGCGATGACGACGGACTTCCCATCCACCTTTTCGGAACGGAACCTGATGAAAGTGGTGGGCGCCGATCTTACCGCGGCCGCCGCGCAAAGCGTCTACGAAGAAGCGGGGCTCGGCCCCGAGGCGCTGGACGTGGTGGAACTTCACGACTGCTTCACCGCCAACGAAATCATCACCTATGAAGGACTTGGGTTAACCCCGGAGGGTACCGCCGAACGTTTCATCATGGATGGCGATAACACCTATGGCGGCAAAGTCGTCACCAACCCCTCCGGCGGCCTGCTCTCCAAGGGCCACCCCCTTGGTGCCACCGGGCTCGCACAGTGCGCCGAAATCGTCTGGCAGCTCAGGGGCCAATGCGGCCCGCGCCAGGTGGATGGCGCCCGCATCGGATTGCAGCACAACCTGGGTCTTGGTGGTGCTTGCGTGGTGACACTTTACCAGAGGACCTGATCATGACGTCCGAGACATTCTCGATCGATCCGCAATCCGCTGTCGGCCATGTCTTCGCTTCTCAACGCGCCTTCGTCGAGCCACGGCGCCTTAAATTCTTTCTCGAGACCATCGGCGAGACGAATCCGGTGTATCACCATACCCGGGCGGCTCGCGAAGCAGGCTATCGCGATATTCCGATTCCGCCGACCTATCTGTTCTGCCTGCAATCCCTCGACAACCCGGGCCCGCCAGCGGTGCTGGAACTGCTGGGGGTGGACATCGGCCGCATTCTTCACGGTGAACAGAAGTTTGCCTTCCATCACCCCGCCTGCGTTGGCGACGAGCTTGTTTTCACCACCCGCATCAGAGACATCACCAATAAAAAGGGCGGGACGCTCACCATGATCACCCAGGACATTCGCGTCGATAACGGCCATGACCAACACGTCGCGGATATCGTCAGCACTATCGTGGTTCGAAACCCGCCCCATACCGCCGGAGCAACACAATGAGTCACTGTCCCGCCGGTCCGACGTCCTTGACGGTCGGAGAGATTCCGGTAAACCGCCATTTCGATCCCGTCACGCGTCATGAACTGGCGCTTTATTGCGGCGCTTCCGGCGATCACAACCCGATCCACGTCGATATCGATTTCGCCCGGGCCGCTGGTTTTCCTGATGTTTTCGCTCACGGCATGTTCATCATGGCGCGTTTGGGCGTGGCGCTGAACGAGGTGTTTCCGCCCTCATCGGTACGAGAGTTCGGCGTGCGCTTCACCGCCATCACGCAGGTCGGAGCCAGGATCACCTGCCAGGGCCGTGTCACGGCTATAGAAATCATAGACGGTGAGCAGCGCGCCCGCCTGGAAATGACCGCCCGCGACCAGGACGGCGATATAAAATTCAAGGGCGAAGCGGTCGTCGCATTCGACCCGCCAGGAGAACAAGAATGACGGATAACAACGAAACGCTGGTGATCCAGCCACACGGCAAACTGGAAAAAAAGGTCGCCTTGATTACCGGTTCCGGACGCGGCATTGGCCGTGCCATCGCCCTCAAACTGGCTTCCGAAGGGGCCCGGGTGGTGGTCAATGACCTTGATCCCGACACCGGAGACGCGGTCGCGGCGGAGATTGCCGAAGCCGGCGGTGACGCCATTGCCATCAATGGCAGTGTGACCGAGGAAGCGTTCCCGGAGCGGTTCGTACAAGGTGCACTGGAGGCGTTCGGCGGCATCGATATTATCGTCAACAACGCCGGTTATACCTGGGACGCCACCATCGGCAAGATGACCGACGACATGTTCCAGGCGATGCTGGATGTGCACTTGGTTGCTCCCTTCCGCATCCTGCGTGCCGCTTCGGAACCGATCCGAATCATGGCGAAAAAGGAAGCCTCGGAAGGTCACGAGGTATTTCGCAAGATCGTCAACATCTCATCCATTGCCGGGCTATACGGCAACGCCGGCCAAGCCAGTTACTCCTCGGCCAAGGCCTCTTTATTGGGGCTGACTCGTACCCTGTGCAAGGAATGGGGCCGTTATAAGGTCAACGTCAACGCGGTCGCCTTCGGGTTGATCGAAACACGCCTCACCCAACCCATAGAGGAAGAGCAAAAAACCATCGAAGTGGAAGGTAGAGCCATCAAAGTGGGCGTTCAGCCATCGTTACTGGACACCATGGCCAGGACCATTCCTCTCGGACGAGCTGGCCACCCGCAGGAAGCCGCCGATGCCGTCTATCTGTTCTGCGCACCGGAGTCCAATTACATCAGTGGTCAGATGCTGGTATGCGGCGGCGGTCTGCTCATGTGAATGGAGACGACCATTCCTTCTACACCGGAGAGAAAACCATGCCAACCGTGCTGCGTGAAGACCGCGATGGCGTCGCCATCATCACACTCAATCGGCCCGCCGAATACAATGCACTTGACGACACGCTGATGCGGGAGCTGGACACCGTTACCGCCGCGGTGAGCGCGGACGCGGACATCCGCACCATCCTGATAACCGGAGCGGGCAAAGGTTTCTGCTCCGGCGCGCAGTTGGGGGGAGACCTGTTCGAATCAGGCGCCGATATCGGTGCCCGTATGCGCCGGCATCTGCACCCTACTCTGGAAAGGCTGCGCGCTGGCCGCATCCCCGTGGTAACGGCGGTCAATGGCGCGGCGGCGGGTGCCGGTGTTGGTCTTGCACTGGCCGGCGATATCGTCTTTGCCGCGCGCTCCGCTCGCTTTATTCTCAGCTTCGCCCGCCTCGGCGCGGCGCTGGACGCGGGAACCTCGTTGTTGGTGCAACGCGCCATCGGCGTGCCCCGTGCCCGGGCGCTGGCGTTGCTGGCCGAACCTCTCGACGCGCGGCAGGCCGCGGACTGGGGATTGATCTGGCGCTGTGTCGACGACGACCAGCTTGGCGACGAGGCCTTGCACGTGGCCCGTCACCTGGCCGGCGGGCCCTCTCTGGGCCTGGGCATGATTAAAACCCAACTCAATAACGCCTGGGCCACGTCACTTGCCGAGACACTGGATCATGAAGCCGATACGCAGTCGCTGGCGTTCATCACCGGGGATCTGAAGGAAGGATACCGGGCATTCCTTGAAAAGCGG
This sequence is a window from Alloalcanivorax dieselolei B5. Protein-coding genes within it:
- a CDS encoding long-chain-fatty-acid--CoA ligase, with amino-acid sequence MNITQGLRRAQQINRNGTAIIEGDLTRTWAEVGDRVARLAGALGEYGVKPGDRVVVLMLNSARYLELYLACAWSGAVIVPLNIRWSTRENALALEDCGARLLFVDAAFEPSARELADGGMAITVVWADDGASPTGLLDYETLLSEAAPVADVMCDQNDLAGIFYTGGTTGRSKGVMLSHGNLVANAFNALAEGLFPRGSVYLHAAPMFHLANGAAMYSQLLSGGANVIIPGFSPEALTAAVERHGVTDMLLVPTMIQMLVDSEAVVSADLSSVRRVLYGASPISEAVLDRALARLPDAGFVQLYGMTELSPIATFNPPENHLGEARERGLHKAAGRATLGVEVRIVGDDNNELPPGQVGEVVVRGDTLMQGYWNRPEETGKAIVDGWMHTGDGGYLDADGYLFVVDRVKDMIISGGENVYSVEVENTIAEHPAVAQCAVIGIPDDHWGEAVHAVVLPKPGEAIGGDELITFCKARIAGYKCPRSVEVRDQPLPMSGAGKILKTELRRPWWETREHGIS
- a CDS encoding lipid-transfer protein, with amino-acid sequence MGESVRVAGVGMIPFVKPGTSDSYDKMGETAIRLALADAGLEYRDIQQAYVGYVYGDSTSGQAALYRAGMTGIPVLNVNNNCSTGSSALFLARQAVASGMVDCAIALGFEQMEPGALGDVWSDRPSPLSRFVDAADENGDTSGIPMAIKLFGGAGREYQQRYGASDEAFALISVKARRHAEHNDNAIFRKPITTEEVLASAPMYGPLTRLQCCPPTCGAAAAILVSEGFAKRLGVQAGVAIRAQAMTTDFPSTFSERNLMKVVGADLTAAAAQSVYEEAGLGPEALDVVELHDCFTANEIITYEGLGLTPEGTAERFIMDGDNTYGGKVVTNPSGGLLSKGHPLGATGLAQCAEIVWQLRGQCGPRQVDGARIGLQHNLGLGGACVVTLYQRT
- a CDS encoding MaoC family dehydratase N-terminal domain-containing protein, which translates into the protein MTSETFSIDPQSAVGHVFASQRAFVEPRRLKFFLETIGETNPVYHHTRAAREAGYRDIPIPPTYLFCLQSLDNPGPPAVLELLGVDIGRILHGEQKFAFHHPACVGDELVFTTRIRDITNKKGGTLTMITQDIRVDNGHDQHVADIVSTIVVRNPPHTAGATQ
- a CDS encoding Lrp/AsnC family transcriptional regulator, with translation MEKLANLDRTDVRILRALQEDGGLTNQQLAERVGLSPSPCSRRVQKLEAAGIILRRETVLDPRKLGLDLTVMIQVSMDRHIPERFANFEATVSQYPEVQQCYLVTGQEADYLLKVVVPDIDHYQNFLLNKVTRIEGVSGVHSSFVMRRVIDTSALPLDYL
- a CDS encoding enoyl-CoA hydratase-related protein, whose product is MPTVLREDRDGVAIITLNRPAEYNALDDTLMRELDTVTAAVSADADIRTILITGAGKGFCSGAQLGGDLFESGADIGARMRRHLHPTLERLRAGRIPVVTAVNGAAAGAGVGLALAGDIVFAARSARFILSFARLGAALDAGTSLLVQRAIGVPRARALALLAEPLDARQAADWGLIWRCVDDDQLGDEALHVARHLAGGPSLGLGMIKTQLNNAWATSLAETLDHEADTQSLAFITGDLKEGYRAFLEKRPPVFRGR
- a CDS encoding SDR family NAD(P)-dependent oxidoreductase → MTDNNETLVIQPHGKLEKKVALITGSGRGIGRAIALKLASEGARVVVNDLDPDTGDAVAAEIAEAGGDAIAINGSVTEEAFPERFVQGALEAFGGIDIIVNNAGYTWDATIGKMTDDMFQAMLDVHLVAPFRILRAASEPIRIMAKKEASEGHEVFRKIVNISSIAGLYGNAGQASYSSAKASLLGLTRTLCKEWGRYKVNVNAVAFGLIETRLTQPIEEEQKTIEVEGRAIKVGVQPSLLDTMARTIPLGRAGHPQEAADAVYLFCAPESNYISGQMLVCGGGLLM
- a CDS encoding TetR/AcrR family transcriptional regulator, whose protein sequence is MSGDADKRADAAEMKLAASPWKPFEARRRERDVKRGAVLRVAVSLFLEQGYDRTSLNEVAERLNITKPALYNYFRSKEEILVECYRLGQEKAMAGIERILAKPDTGLVRLRALIRHYCEVMTLDFGQCLVRVDDHVLSAPARDQVREGKRLIDRYFRDFLTSGIEDGSIKSCDVRLTVFAITGAINWVGHWYRADGEMTAREIGDTYAMQLTGSLAVEKT
- a CDS encoding MaoC/PaaZ C-terminal domain-containing protein; translated protein: MSHCPAGPTSLTVGEIPVNRHFDPVTRHELALYCGASGDHNPIHVDIDFARAAGFPDVFAHGMFIMARLGVALNEVFPPSSVREFGVRFTAITQVGARITCQGRVTAIEIIDGEQRARLEMTARDQDGDIKFKGEAVVAFDPPGEQE